In Oceanithermus desulfurans, a single window of DNA contains:
- a CDS encoding acyl-CoA thioesterase: MESEARTLEMVFPEHTNPLGNAFGGFVLGLMDKVGSYAAARRAKKPVVTVAVGRVEFEVPIRAGDLLEVVARVGRVGRTSLTVQVEVFKERFGGGEATRVLATRGELVYVAIDEEGRPTPVDG; the protein is encoded by the coding sequence ATGGAAAGCGAAGCCCGCACCCTCGAGATGGTCTTTCCCGAACACACCAACCCGCTGGGCAACGCCTTCGGCGGCTTCGTCCTGGGGCTGATGGACAAGGTGGGTTCCTACGCGGCCGCGCGCCGCGCGAAGAAGCCGGTCGTCACCGTGGCCGTGGGGCGCGTGGAGTTCGAGGTGCCCATCCGCGCGGGCGATCTGCTCGAGGTGGTGGCCCGGGTGGGCCGGGTGGGCCGCACCTCGCTGACCGTCCAGGTGGAGGTCTTCAAGGAGCGCTTCGGGGGCGGCGAGGCGACCCGGGTGCTGGCGACCCGCGGCGAGCTTGTCTACGTGGCCATCGACGAGGAAGGCCGGCCCACGCCGGTCGACGGCTAG
- a CDS encoding thiamine diphosphokinase, translated as MNWTPDVLVLLGGPLEATGALRAAARAARLVIAADGGVRHAEALGVEPALWVGDFDSVNLEDLTRWRHLPRMEYPRDKDATDAELAAQVALKAGPERLLFAGGLGGELDHELGNLTLAVALAQEGVQTAVSSGPTWAFALVPPGLELDLEPGTSFSVVPLADLEGLTIRGGRWQLEDARLPLGSGHGLRNAAEGGVDVGLMGGFGLFVVDAAPRAS; from the coding sequence TTGAACTGGACCCCTGACGTGCTGGTGCTCCTGGGCGGGCCGCTCGAGGCCACCGGCGCGCTGCGCGCGGCGGCGCGGGCGGCGCGGCTGGTCATCGCCGCCGACGGCGGGGTGCGCCACGCCGAGGCGCTGGGGGTGGAGCCGGCCCTGTGGGTGGGCGACTTCGACTCGGTGAACCTCGAAGACCTGACCCGCTGGCGGCACCTGCCGCGCATGGAATACCCCCGCGACAAGGACGCCACCGACGCCGAGCTGGCGGCGCAGGTAGCGCTCAAAGCCGGGCCGGAACGCCTGCTCTTCGCTGGCGGGCTGGGAGGCGAGCTCGACCACGAGCTGGGCAACCTGACGCTGGCCGTCGCTCTGGCGCAAGAAGGCGTGCAGACCGCTGTCTCCAGCGGGCCCACCTGGGCCTTTGCGCTGGTGCCCCCGGGGCTCGAGCTGGACCTGGAGCCGGGCACGTCTTTCAGCGTGGTGCCGCTGGCCGACCTGGAGGGCCTGACGATCCGCGGCGGCCGCTGGCAGCTGGAGGATGCCCGCCTGCCGCTCGGCAGCGGTCACGGGCTGCGCAACGCGGCCGAAGGCGGCGTGGACGTCGGGCTCATGGGCGGCTTCGGCCTTTTCGTTGTTGACGCGGCGCCCCGGGCTTCCTAG
- a CDS encoding ABC transporter ATP-binding protein: protein MAFALGFVVRAAPALAAGFWGLLVLRALVPAGVVLSVGRLAAAAAAGDGDALARWGGVWLGALLAERLLDPLSGMVEGNLNERLTARVNRALMEKMNRFAGLEPFEDAAFYERVERLRREASYAPMNLSIFLGQVLLAALTALPLLLLVARWGWVYPPALLLSTLPYALAGVRLQRLVWETVVGTSPEARRMDYATGVVLSPDLAAETRLFASGGFWARFYERNFRALHARGRAVRRREVLVSGVYVLPSALGLGWTFGSVLKGGVGVGGVVEVTAALHRLQAELALLVEALGMLERSLYYMDELRAFLEAEPRITGGRLRLNPGPPEVVFENVSFRYPDGRVALADVSLRLEPGRTAALVGENGAGKTTFVKLLLRYYDPSEGRVLVDGVDLRELDLAAWRRRVSAVFQNFGRYALSLEENVRLADLEAREPAGPALAQAGAAELVSRLPAGAVTLLGKAFGGAELSGGEWQKVALARAFYRKAKLLVFDEPTAALDPRSEARLFARFAELARGRTALLVSHRLASVRTAGHIFVFKAGRLVEAGDHGGLLARGGEYAELWRLQSERYA, encoded by the coding sequence ATGGCTTTTGCGCTTGGTTTCGTCGTTCGCGCCGCTCCGGCGCTGGCGGCGGGGTTTTGGGGTCTGCTGGTTCTGCGGGCGCTGGTGCCCGCGGGGGTGGTGCTGTCCGTGGGGCGGCTGGCCGCGGCCGCCGCGGCCGGGGACGGCGACGCGCTCGCCCGCTGGGGCGGGGTCTGGCTGGGGGCGCTGCTCGCCGAGCGGCTCTTGGACCCCTTGTCGGGCATGGTGGAGGGCAACCTCAACGAACGCCTCACCGCCCGGGTCAACCGGGCGCTGATGGAGAAGATGAACCGGTTCGCGGGGCTCGAGCCCTTCGAGGACGCGGCCTTCTACGAGCGGGTCGAGCGGCTGCGGCGCGAGGCCAGCTACGCCCCCATGAACCTCTCGATCTTCCTGGGCCAGGTGCTGCTCGCGGCCCTGACGGCGCTGCCGCTACTCTTGCTGGTGGCCCGCTGGGGTTGGGTCTACCCGCCGGCGCTCTTGCTTTCGACGCTGCCCTACGCCCTTGCCGGGGTGCGGTTGCAGCGGCTGGTCTGGGAGACGGTCGTCGGCACCAGCCCCGAGGCGCGGCGCATGGACTACGCCACCGGGGTGGTGCTCAGCCCCGATTTGGCGGCGGAGACGCGCCTGTTCGCCAGCGGCGGCTTCTGGGCGCGTTTCTACGAGCGCAACTTTCGCGCGCTGCACGCCCGCGGCCGGGCGGTGCGGCGGCGCGAGGTCCTGGTCTCGGGCGTCTACGTTCTCCCCAGCGCCCTGGGGCTGGGGTGGACGTTCGGGAGCGTGCTAAAGGGCGGCGTGGGGGTGGGCGGCGTGGTCGAGGTGACCGCGGCGCTGCACCGGTTGCAGGCCGAGCTGGCGCTGCTGGTGGAGGCGCTGGGGATGCTGGAGCGCTCGCTTTACTACATGGATGAGCTGCGGGCCTTCTTGGAAGCCGAGCCACGCATCACCGGCGGCCGGCTTCGCCTGAACCCCGGGCCGCCCGAAGTGGTCTTCGAAAACGTTTCTTTTCGATACCCCGACGGGCGGGTTGCGCTCGCGGACGTCTCGCTGCGGCTCGAGCCCGGCCGCACCGCGGCGCTGGTGGGCGAGAACGGCGCGGGCAAGACGACGTTCGTCAAGCTGCTGCTGCGCTACTACGACCCCAGCGAGGGCCGCGTGCTGGTGGACGGGGTGGACCTGCGCGAGCTCGACCTGGCCGCCTGGCGGCGGCGGGTCTCGGCCGTCTTCCAGAACTTCGGCCGCTACGCGCTCAGCCTCGAGGAGAACGTGCGCCTCGCCGACCTGGAGGCGCGGGAGCCCGCCGGGCCGGCGCTCGCGCAGGCGGGCGCGGCGGAGCTGGTCTCGCGGCTGCCCGCGGGGGCGGTCACCCTTCTCGGCAAGGCTTTCGGCGGCGCTGAACTCTCGGGCGGGGAGTGGCAGAAGGTGGCGCTGGCGCGGGCGTTTTACCGTAAGGCCAAGCTGCTCGTCTTCGACGAGCCCACCGCCGCCCTCGACCCGCGCAGCGAAGCGCGGCTCTTCGCCCGTTTCGCCGAGCTGGCCCGGGGCCGTACCGCGCTCTTGGTGAGCCACCGGCTGGCCTCGGTACGCACGGCCGGGCACATCTTCGTCTTCAAAGCCGGTCGCCTGGTCGAGGCGGGCGACCACGGCGGGCTTTTAGCCCGGGGCGGCGAGTACGCCGAACTGTGGCGGCTGCAGAGCGAGCGCTACGCCTAG
- a CDS encoding Clp1/GlmU family protein: MNLVLVGPTDRGKSTLARALAERAARRFGRAHLLDLDVGQGSLPGTVTLFRWDRAGVRVWRRLLVGKVQPLGAEAWLLAASARLARAGGAVWVADTDGWVEGAAARRFRYQQVEVLGAAQVGVLGDADLREIFAWRRDLEVRTLPAPPGVRAKTAAERRRLRKLRLLRHLQGAQPRELELPPARPGYLFALLDREGWFLGYGARTQDGRLLTPVRCEPARVVPTWVRVPLAGLW, encoded by the coding sequence GTGAACCTGGTGCTCGTAGGACCCACCGACCGCGGCAAGTCCACCCTGGCGCGGGCGCTGGCCGAACGCGCCGCCCGGCGGTTCGGCCGCGCTCACCTGCTCGACCTGGACGTGGGACAGGGCAGCCTGCCGGGCACGGTGACGCTCTTCCGCTGGGACCGCGCCGGCGTCCGCGTGTGGCGGCGGTTGCTCGTGGGTAAGGTGCAGCCGCTCGGCGCCGAGGCCTGGCTGCTGGCGGCTTCCGCGCGGTTGGCGCGCGCGGGCGGGGCGGTCTGGGTCGCCGATACCGACGGCTGGGTCGAGGGGGCGGCGGCCCGCCGTTTCCGGTACCAGCAGGTCGAGGTTCTGGGGGCGGCGCAGGTGGGCGTTCTCGGCGACGCGGACCTGCGCGAGATCTTCGCCTGGCGCCGCGACCTGGAGGTGCGGACCCTCCCCGCGCCGCCGGGGGTGCGCGCCAAGACGGCCGCCGAGCGCCGCCGCTTGCGCAAACTGCGTTTGCTGCGGCACCTGCAGGGGGCCCAGCCGCGCGAGCTGGAGCTCCCGCCCGCCCGGCCCGGCTACCTTTTCGCGTTGCTGGACCGGGAGGGTTGGTTCCTGGGGTACGGGGCGCGCACCCAGGACGGCCGGCTGCTGACCCCGGTGCGCTGCGAGCCGGCGCGGGTGGTGCCGACCTGGGTCCGGGTGCCCCTCGCGGGGCTTTGGTAG
- a CDS encoding thiamine ABC transporter substrate-binding protein: MLKKLLFLVPLVFGLALAETLVVLTHSSFALSKEVIASFEQETGIKLRFVEGGDAGETLNKAILSKGAPIADVIYGIDNTFLSRALAAGILERYSTPAIGAVQSRFLLDPTLTALPVDYGYVALNYDKDYFKDQALPRSWDELARPEYARLLVVENPATSSPGLAFLLATVASLGEDGYLRFWERLREGGVKVAPGWSEAYFAHFTRYGGDRPLVVSYTTSPAAEVYFSEGKYSEPPTGNLLWPGASFLQVEFVGILKGTKHRAAAEKFVDWLLSKPVQEDIPLNMWVWPVRRDAKLPEVFEFAERPLEPAELSPEAIAKNRERWISEWEAVVVRGRSAEEVIFKRK, translated from the coding sequence ATGTTGAAGAAGCTGCTGTTCCTCGTTCCTCTGGTCTTCGGTCTGGCGCTGGCGGAAACGCTCGTCGTGCTCACGCACTCGAGCTTCGCGCTCTCCAAAGAGGTGATCGCGAGCTTCGAGCAGGAGACGGGCATCAAGCTGCGCTTCGTCGAGGGCGGCGACGCCGGTGAGACGCTCAACAAGGCGATCCTCAGCAAGGGCGCGCCGATCGCCGACGTGATCTACGGCATCGACAACACCTTCCTCTCGCGGGCGCTGGCGGCCGGCATCCTCGAACGCTACTCGACGCCCGCGATCGGGGCGGTCCAGAGCCGCTTCCTGCTCGACCCCACGCTGACGGCGTTGCCGGTCGACTACGGCTATGTGGCGCTCAACTACGACAAGGACTACTTCAAGGACCAGGCGCTGCCACGGAGCTGGGACGAGCTGGCCCGGCCCGAGTACGCCCGGCTCTTGGTGGTCGAAAACCCGGCCACCAGCTCGCCGGGGCTGGCCTTCCTGCTGGCCACGGTGGCCTCGCTGGGCGAGGACGGCTACCTGAGGTTCTGGGAAAGGCTGCGCGAGGGCGGCGTCAAGGTGGCCCCGGGCTGGAGCGAGGCCTACTTCGCCCACTTCACCCGCTACGGCGGCGACCGGCCGCTGGTGGTCAGCTACACCACCAGCCCCGCGGCCGAGGTCTATTTTTCGGAAGGTAAGTACAGCGAGCCGCCCACCGGCAACCTGCTGTGGCCGGGGGCGAGCTTCCTGCAGGTCGAGTTCGTGGGTATCCTCAAGGGAACCAAACACCGCGCCGCCGCCGAGAAGTTCGTGGACTGGCTGCTCTCGAAGCCCGTCCAGGAGGACATTCCGCTCAACATGTGGGTCTGGCCGGTGCGGCGCGACGCCAAGCTTCCCGAGGTGTTCGAGTTCGCCGAGCGGCCGCTCGAGCCCGCCGAGCTTTCCCCCGAGGCCATCGCCAAGAACCGTGAGCGCTGGATAAGCGAGTGGGAGGCCGTCGTCGTCCGCGGCCGGAGCGCGGAAGAAGTGATTTTCAAGAGGAAATAG
- a CDS encoding phage head spike fiber domain-containing protein, translated as MKRTLRLALLAAVVLLLAACGTARRAAITSLVVTVPNATVKIEGVEKILSIQYQINGRGAGTLNGPLAPGTYTLPLEGLMCYGSNLLQVSAQVVSNGGVQLTLERSATFDYTPDPPQLVLASPVGAEPDQFISVPVRIDSDVRFGCPAALEFRDASGALLAREPLMVPGQTSVVLPARDAEGNYNYTLTATLGDWRVRRPFQVEVGLPVVKGQLELVLEGVAAADVLVNQGTQTVFNGTVNGSTVLELPVGTYTVDGLPLDGYVDPPATDVEVLEGQTTQVILTYTQGTPPPPDGGITLVEPADGTVITEPRFNVVVDLADPGQYVRMDVQFTDMGILDSWYVDGNSHFVRELILDPTLYNGPHDLLVRAQKLDGTWVNGPTHAVTLNVPWNASAWVEYQNLPPLLRLVPGESTSFTATVRSRNGFEGTALLSGDQNGNVVVSVSPSSVVLTNGGSQNVTVTVQVPADAVSGEYAPRLYWQDEYGLRRGSASFTLQTSRPPQVSLDVPAKPTAAPVTVTANVSDDGTLDRVEFYLDGNLVATDTEVPYSWSWDPGLQANGVHTVRALAVDTLAFSGEAQASFDLSLPFGVRDEVALPGVPTAGPVVLGSGVYWGGDGWVARVDSDTLALAQRAVSGQVLELWNDQGILYFRTTQGVYYIGADLTGLVPVWEPGTPVGVRAGSAYFASGSVLRAAGTGPWSLDVGEAIVGLGTDSNYVYVVTPARILAYAHSAAAAPVTYERLPAAPTDGFDGWGRLWLVEGARLVGRDFALNPVQDPSALDAASWSAAGVTVAPDALAAPDGSTTAEQVTAGVEGYALGQTVDVKEGETYTFSFWAYPGAGSEAYYAVSDGSGNPIVPETDYAAALTAGSWSRVAVTFTVPAGVGQVVLYPLKREASGSDPPLAADVDLYLWGVRLDVGNTALDPAPTVTYDLCGAYAGRSRTSVVWIHDAGGCLTRLDDAGPSLFHTFAGPLAAAPVTDGPVFATEAAGGLVALDAAGTVLEQQTPVTAVAPVGALADAVWLWQAYDDGTARRMDPLP; from the coding sequence ATGAAACGAACCCTCCGTCTTGCCCTCCTCGCAGCGGTCGTGCTGTTGCTGGCGGCCTGCGGCACGGCGCGCCGTGCCGCCATCACCTCGCTGGTCGTGACCGTGCCCAACGCCACCGTCAAGATCGAGGGCGTGGAAAAAATATTGTCGATCCAGTATCAGATCAACGGCCGCGGGGCCGGAACCCTGAACGGCCCGCTCGCGCCCGGAACCTATACCCTGCCCCTGGAAGGGCTCATGTGCTACGGCTCGAACCTGCTCCAGGTCTCGGCTCAGGTCGTCAGCAACGGCGGGGTTCAGCTCACCCTCGAGCGCAGCGCCACCTTCGACTACACGCCGGACCCCCCGCAGCTGGTGCTTGCGAGCCCCGTGGGCGCCGAGCCGGATCAGTTCATCTCGGTCCCCGTCCGCATCGACAGCGACGTGCGCTTCGGCTGCCCGGCGGCCCTCGAGTTTCGCGACGCGTCGGGGGCGCTCCTGGCCCGGGAGCCGCTGATGGTGCCCGGCCAGACGAGCGTGGTCCTGCCCGCCCGCGACGCCGAGGGAAACTACAACTACACTCTGACCGCCACACTGGGCGACTGGCGGGTGCGCCGCCCCTTCCAGGTCGAGGTCGGCCTCCCCGTCGTCAAGGGGCAGCTCGAACTCGTCCTCGAGGGCGTGGCCGCGGCCGACGTGCTGGTGAACCAGGGAACGCAGACGGTCTTCAACGGCACCGTAAACGGCAGCACGGTGCTCGAACTGCCGGTGGGCACCTACACCGTCGACGGCCTGCCTCTGGACGGCTACGTCGACCCGCCGGCGACCGACGTGGAGGTGCTCGAGGGTCAGACGACGCAGGTGATCCTGACCTACACCCAGGGCACCCCGCCCCCGCCCGACGGCGGGATCACCCTGGTGGAACCCGCCGACGGCACGGTGATCACCGAACCCCGCTTCAACGTGGTCGTGGATCTGGCCGATCCCGGGCAGTACGTGCGTATGGACGTGCAGTTCACCGACATGGGCATCCTCGACTCCTGGTACGTGGACGGAAACAGCCACTTCGTGCGCGAGCTGATCCTCGACCCCACGCTTTACAACGGCCCCCACGACCTGCTGGTGCGGGCGCAGAAGCTCGACGGCACCTGGGTGAACGGCCCCACCCACGCGGTGACCCTCAACGTGCCCTGGAACGCCTCGGCCTGGGTGGAGTACCAGAACCTGCCCCCGCTGCTGCGGCTGGTTCCGGGCGAGAGCACGAGCTTCACCGCCACCGTGCGTTCGCGCAACGGCTTCGAGGGCACCGCGCTCTTGAGCGGAGACCAGAACGGCAACGTCGTCGTCTCGGTGAGCCCGTCTTCGGTGGTGCTCACGAACGGGGGCAGTCAGAACGTCACCGTCACGGTGCAGGTACCCGCGGACGCGGTTTCCGGGGAGTACGCCCCGCGCCTCTACTGGCAGGACGAGTACGGCCTGCGCCGGGGCTCGGCGAGCTTCACCCTGCAGACCTCGCGGCCGCCCCAGGTCAGCCTGGACGTGCCGGCCAAGCCCACCGCCGCTCCGGTGACCGTAACCGCGAACGTCAGCGACGACGGCACCCTCGACCGGGTGGAGTTCTACCTCGACGGCAACCTGGTGGCCACCGACACCGAGGTTCCCTACAGCTGGAGCTGGGATCCCGGTCTCCAGGCCAACGGCGTCCACACGGTGCGGGCGCTGGCCGTCGATACCCTGGCGTTCTCGGGTGAGGCGCAGGCCAGCTTCGACCTGAGCCTGCCCTTCGGGGTGCGCGACGAGGTCGCGCTTCCCGGCGTGCCCACGGCGGGGCCGGTGGTGCTGGGCAGCGGGGTCTACTGGGGCGGCGACGGCTGGGTGGCCCGTGTGGACAGCGACACGCTGGCCCTCGCCCAGCGGGCCGTCTCGGGGCAGGTGCTGGAGCTGTGGAACGATCAGGGCATCCTCTACTTCCGCACCACCCAGGGGGTGTACTACATCGGCGCCGACCTCACGGGGCTGGTTCCCGTCTGGGAACCGGGCACCCCCGTTGGCGTCCGCGCGGGGTCCGCCTACTTCGCCTCCGGCAGCGTCCTGCGCGCCGCCGGCACGGGCCCCTGGTCGCTGGACGTGGGTGAAGCGATCGTGGGTCTGGGCACGGACAGCAACTACGTCTACGTCGTCACGCCCGCCCGCATCCTGGCCTACGCCCACAGCGCGGCCGCGGCGCCGGTGACCTACGAGCGGCTTCCGGCCGCCCCCACGGACGGCTTCGACGGCTGGGGCCGGCTCTGGCTGGTGGAGGGCGCGCGGCTGGTCGGCCGCGACTTCGCCCTCAACCCGGTTCAGGATCCGAGCGCGCTCGACGCCGCCAGCTGGTCGGCCGCCGGGGTGACGGTCGCCCCCGACGCCCTCGCCGCGCCCGACGGCAGCACCACCGCCGAGCAGGTCACGGCCGGCGTGGAGGGGTACGCCCTGGGGCAGACGGTGGACGTCAAGGAAGGGGAGACCTACACCTTCAGCTTCTGGGCCTACCCGGGGGCCGGGAGCGAGGCCTACTACGCCGTCAGCGACGGGTCCGGCAACCCCATCGTGCCCGAGACCGACTACGCCGCCGCGCTTACGGCGGGCAGCTGGTCGCGCGTGGCGGTGACCTTTACCGTGCCCGCGGGCGTCGGCCAGGTCGTCCTCTACCCCTTGAAACGCGAGGCCAGCGGCTCCGATCCGCCCCTCGCCGCCGACGTGGACCTCTACCTCTGGGGCGTGCGCCTCGACGTGGGCAACACCGCGCTTGACCCCGCCCCGACGGTGACCTACGACCTTTGCGGCGCCTACGCCGGGCGCAGCCGCACCAGCGTGGTCTGGATCCACGACGCGGGCGGCTGCCTGACCCGTCTGGACGACGCCGGCCCGAGCCTCTTCCACACCTTCGCCGGACCGCTGGCGGCCGCCCCGGTGACCGACGGGCCCGTCTTCGCCACCGAGGCGGCGGGCGGCCTGGTGGCGCTCGACGCCGCGGGGACGGTGCTCGAGCAGCAGACCCCGGTGACCGCGGTCGCCCCGGTCGGCGCCCTGGCCGACGCGGTCTGGCTCTGGCAGGCCTACGACGACGGCACCGCCCGACGCATGGACCCGCTGCCCTGA
- a CDS encoding ABC transporter permease, protein MRPSRLATLLVLVFLAFALFWPLGLVIGRGLGYGLGAVLADPYLRGRLGWSLAFGAGSSLLVVLLAVPLVYLLRWRFPGRDALVALSMVPFVLPTLVVATGLLAWAGPRGLLGVDLSGTPWILYWGSLLYNLGMTLRLVLGVLGGHGRLVEAARTLGAGSWRSFRRVELPLAAGALAAGAGLTFVYSFSSFGLPLILGGPRYATLEVEVYRALLQRLAFGEAAALILLQTGVLALVSLGYLYAQRRLAVRAAAPAPPPRLGGARGWLAFALVAGFFALLYAPLWALVLKSFWGPEGFSLAGWAALGQAQASYFAPSAGRAVYNTLRFTLLALLVTAPLGLAYAYGVWKGARGLDLLGFLPLLVSPVSLAVGYLLAYPGLRASLVLLVTAYALIAYPLFARTVLAAMRRLPANLAEAARTLGAGPWRVLWRVELPLLRPALGAAAALAAAVTIGEFGATLVLARPEWATLTVAIYERLGKPGIVNYQEAMALSVVLGLLAGGVFWGLGRGGEVG, encoded by the coding sequence ATGCGCCCCTCCCGCCTCGCCACCCTCCTCGTCCTGGTCTTCCTGGCCTTCGCGCTCTTCTGGCCGCTGGGGCTGGTGATCGGGCGGGGGCTCGGGTACGGCCTGGGGGCGGTGCTGGCCGACCCCTACCTGCGCGGGCGGCTCGGCTGGAGCCTGGCCTTCGGGGCGGGCTCGAGCCTGCTCGTCGTCCTCCTCGCCGTTCCCCTCGTCTACCTGCTGCGCTGGCGCTTTCCCGGCCGCGACGCGCTGGTGGCGCTTTCCATGGTCCCCTTCGTGCTGCCGACGCTGGTGGTGGCCACCGGCCTCCTCGCCTGGGCGGGGCCGCGGGGGCTGTTGGGCGTCGACCTGAGCGGAACGCCCTGGATCCTCTACTGGGGCAGCCTGCTCTACAACCTGGGGATGACGCTGCGGCTGGTGCTGGGGGTGCTGGGCGGCCACGGGCGGCTCGTCGAGGCGGCGCGGACGCTGGGGGCCGGCTCCTGGCGCAGCTTCCGGCGGGTGGAGTTGCCGCTTGCGGCGGGGGCGCTGGCCGCCGGGGCGGGGCTGACCTTCGTCTACAGTTTTTCGAGCTTCGGCCTGCCGCTCATCCTGGGCGGGCCGCGCTACGCGACGCTCGAGGTGGAGGTCTACCGCGCCCTCTTGCAGCGGCTCGCCTTCGGCGAGGCGGCGGCGCTGATCCTGCTGCAGACCGGGGTGCTGGCGCTGGTGAGCCTCGGCTACCTTTATGCCCAGCGGCGGCTGGCGGTGCGCGCCGCCGCCCCGGCCCCGCCGCCGCGGCTCGGGGGGGCGCGGGGCTGGCTGGCGTTCGCGCTGGTGGCCGGGTTCTTCGCGCTGCTCTACGCGCCCTTGTGGGCGCTGGTGCTGAAGAGCTTCTGGGGCCCCGAGGGGTTCAGCCTCGCCGGCTGGGCCGCGCTCGGGCAGGCGCAGGCCAGCTACTTCGCGCCCAGCGCCGGCCGGGCCGTCTACAACACCCTGCGCTTTACGCTGCTGGCGCTCCTGGTCACCGCGCCGCTGGGCCTCGCCTACGCCTACGGCGTCTGGAAGGGGGCGCGCGGCCTCGACCTGTTGGGTTTCCTGCCGCTGCTGGTCAGCCCGGTCAGCCTCGCCGTGGGCTACCTGCTCGCCTACCCGGGGCTGCGCGCCTCGCTGGTCCTTTTGGTGACGGCCTACGCCCTGATCGCCTACCCCCTCTTCGCCCGCACCGTGCTGGCGGCGATGCGGCGGCTGCCGGCGAACCTGGCGGAGGCGGCCCGCACCCTGGGGGCCGGGCCCTGGCGGGTGCTGTGGCGGGTGGAGCTGCCGCTCTTGCGGCCGGCGCTGGGCGCGGCGGCGGCGCTGGCGGCGGCGGTGACGATCGGCGAGTTCGGGGCGACGCTGGTGCTGGCGCGGCCCGAGTGGGCCACGCTGACGGTGGCCATCTACGAACGGCTGGGCAAGCCGGGTATCGTGAATTATCAGGAGGCCATGGCGCTCTCGGTGGTGCTGGGGCTGCTGGCCGGCGGGGTCTTCTGGGGCCTGGGCCGCGGCGGGGAGGTGGGGTAA
- a CDS encoding ABC transporter ATP-binding protein: protein MLAWRDVVVRYPGFELRLDLEVARGETLALLGPSGSGKSSALRVAAGLERPAAGRVFFGERDVTDLPPERRGVGFVFQDYALFPHLTVERNVTFGLEERGWERDRIRRRVGELLAKMGLEAHARKKPEQLSGGERQRVALARALAPEPAVLLLDEPLGALDLRLRERLLLELRRVLSDEKVTAVFVTHDQTEAFVTAGRVAIVKDGRLVQQGAPEQVFERPADAWTARFLGHKNVLEPRQAARLGLAERWTVLLPGALGLGAGPLEARVRERLFYGPRVGVWLEARGVRLYWEGPEAGAPPEGARVRLTIDPARAVEVRP from the coding sequence GTGCTGGCGTGGCGGGACGTGGTGGTGCGCTATCCGGGCTTCGAGCTGCGGCTCGACCTGGAGGTGGCCCGGGGCGAGACGCTGGCCCTCCTCGGCCCCAGCGGCTCGGGGAAGTCGAGCGCGCTGCGGGTGGCCGCGGGGCTGGAACGCCCGGCCGCGGGCCGGGTCTTCTTCGGTGAGCGCGACGTCACCGACCTGCCCCCCGAGCGGCGGGGGGTGGGCTTCGTCTTTCAGGACTACGCGCTCTTTCCGCACCTGACCGTCGAGCGGAACGTGACCTTCGGCCTGGAGGAGCGCGGCTGGGAGCGCGACCGCATCCGCCGGCGGGTGGGCGAACTGCTCGCGAAGATGGGCCTCGAGGCCCACGCCCGGAAGAAGCCCGAGCAGCTCTCCGGCGGCGAGCGGCAGCGGGTGGCGCTGGCGCGGGCGCTGGCGCCGGAGCCGGCGGTGCTGCTGCTCGACGAGCCGCTGGGGGCGCTCGACCTGCGGCTGCGCGAACGCCTTCTGCTGGAGCTGAGGCGGGTCTTGAGCGACGAAAAGGTGACCGCCGTCTTCGTAACCCACGACCAGACCGAGGCCTTCGTGACCGCGGGGCGCGTGGCCATCGTCAAGGACGGCCGCCTGGTGCAGCAGGGCGCGCCCGAGCAGGTCTTCGAGCGTCCGGCCGACGCCTGGACGGCGCGGTTCTTGGGGCACAAGAACGTGCTCGAGCCCCGGCAGGCGGCGCGGCTGGGTCTGGCGGAGCGCTGGACGGTGCTGCTTCCGGGCGCGCTGGGGCTGGGGGCGGGCCCCCTGGAGGCGCGGGTGCGCGAGCGCCTCTTCTACGGGCCGCGGGTGGGCGTCTGGCTGGAGGCGCGCGGGGTGCGGCTCTACTGGGAGGGCCCGGAGGCCGGGGCGCCGCCCGAGGGCGCCCGCGTGCGCCTCACCATCGACCCGGCGCGGGCGGTGGAGGTGCGGCCTTGA